The Bacteroidota bacterium sequence CCTGTATTAGTACCGTCATCAATATAAATTAATCCATCCTTGTAATCACCTCTTGAAATAGCGAGCCACCATTGCCAGGAAGAAGCATAACCTTTTGTGATTGCATAATAAATAATTCTGTCAACATACAAAGCCAGATCCATATTTAAATCGCGGTTCCATCCATCTGCCATATCCGTATTAGCCGATTCCAGAATACAATATTCCGTTTCCCAATATTTCAAGGAACTGTTCGTGGCAAGTATCTGATCATGCACGGCTTCCCTTGAAGAGATCAAACTTGATACCGGCCAGACAGTCCAATATGAATGAGTACTAATCAAATTAGCAACATTGCTCAAATTGCCTACATAATCACTGGAAGAAGGGGTAAAAAAGTCCTGAATTTGATGGCCACGGTCAGCATCTGTGGTTTTATAAAGGTAATCGATAGAACCGGCTTCTGCCAGGGTAACTTTAGTGGACAAACCATTGTTAGATAACTTGGATGATAACAATGTTGAAAGTTGGGCAATATCTGCATTGGAAGCAGGAGTTCCCTCCTGCGAAGCCCAGCCATTGGATCCCGCATTCCATCCCCATTGTGGTTCATTTACCGGCGAAAGGTAATCAACATTTATCCCCTGGTCTTTAAAATGCTTGACAACAGAGACCAAAAAATCAGCAAAGTTAGACATGTAACCCGGTTGTATATTCATGTGCCAACCTCCGGGGCTAAATGCCTTTTGATTCTGGGTATAATATACAGGCGGGCTATATGAAAACATCAGAGTTTTTTCAACACCCCGAGCTTTAGCAGCATTTAAGAACCATTGTTGTCCTGCCTGTTTAGTCCAGTCATAAGAACCATCAGAATTGAGGAAACATTCCGTCCTTTTCCAAGGATCGTTTA is a genomic window containing:
- a CDS encoding glycoside hydrolase, which encodes MLHSYELRKEQKNRFLFLLLPLAIIALSNACKKESSNEQPASNDVITVNVNTTEKYQEMDGFGASDAWSCQFVGKNWPLTKREQIADLLFSRDTDQYGDPKGVGLSIWRFNVGSGSTEQGNNSYINDPWKRTECFLNSDGSYDWTKQAGQQWFLNAAKARGVEKTLMFSYSPPVYYTQNQKAFSPGGWHMNIQPGYMSNFADFLVSVVKHFKDQGINVDYLSPVNEPQWGWNAGSNGWASQEGTPASNADIAQLSTLLSSKLSNNGLSTKVTLAEAGSIDYLYKTTDADRGHQIQDFFTPSSSDYVGNLSNVANLISTHSYWTVWPVSSLISSREAVHDQILATNSSLKYWETEYCILESANTDMADGWNRDLNMDLALYVDRIIYYAITKGYASSWQWWLAISRGDYKDGLIYIDDGTNTGMTGTLVPDYCNNDGYVRPSKLLWGLGNFSLFVRPGMKRIYTGSPDILPNQNYGLLNSAFIDESSKKLVVVLINYSSNAKTVSLNMKSGSLNGKLTTYVTSDDSNLKRTKNVDPGNISIEANSITTLVGYYN